From one Meles meles chromosome 18, mMelMel3.1 paternal haplotype, whole genome shotgun sequence genomic stretch:
- the CCDC42 gene encoding coiled-coil domain-containing protein 42 — protein MSLGIMEEEDLAEYFRLQYGERLLQLLQKFPNIEDQSESPSIRLLEKKKEAKIMHRAMEQKKEIFQRRMETLNLRWEELGVKEAQLKAHIQKFEQFIQENDQKRIRALKKANKERELKRQRLRELAKAKQEMTALRLEHQRLSGRLQDYSVFNKYLEKVVESSEFEEIHEVISRYKTLVSMHQDLMQSAQEGQEKIERAKARLARYMEEKDDEILQHNNELARLQMRFDRARSDVIIWESRWAHIQNTAAKKTLLLGTIKMATLNLFQIVSKQLKETTTVSLEDTHKQLDMIQQFIQDLSDIWAEVKKKEQQQVRV, from the exons ATGAGTCTGGGCATCATGGAGGAGGAAGACCTGGCCGAGTACTTCCGGCTACAGTATGGGGAGCGGCTGCTACAACTGTTGCA GAAGTTCCCGAACATCGAGGACCAGTCGGAGTCTCCATCCATCCGGCTcctggagaagaagaaggaagccaAGATCATGCACCGGGCTATGGAGCAGAAGAAGGAG ATATTTCAGCGCCGAATGGAAACCCTGAACCTGCGCTGGGAGGAGCTGGGTGTCAAGGAGGCCCAGCTGAAGGCCCACATCCAGAAGTTTGAGCAGTTCATCCAG gaGAATGACCAGAAACGGATCCGGGCCCTGAAGAAGGCCAACAAGGAGCGGGAACTGAAGAGGCAGCGCCTGCGGGAGCTGGCCAAGGCCAAGCAGGAGATGACGGCCTTGCGGCTGGAGCACCAGAGGCTGAGCGGGAGGCTACAGGACTACTCCGTCTTCAACAAGTACCTGGAGAAGGTGGTGGAGAGCTCGGAG TTCGAGGAGATCCACGAGGTGATTTCGCGCTACAAGACGCTGGTGAGCATGCACCAGGACCTGATGCAGTCGGCGCAGGAGGGCCAGGAGAAGATCGAGCGCGCCAAGGCGCGGCTGGCGCGCTACATGGAGGAGAAGGACGACGAGATCCTGCAGCACAACAACGAGCTGGCGCGGCTGCAGATGCGCTTTGACCGCGCCCGCAGCGACGTCATCATCTGG GAATCTCGCTGGGCTCACATCCAGAACACCGCCGCCAAGAAGACCCTCTTGCTTGGCACCATTAAGATGGCGACGCTGAACCTCTTCCAGATCGTGAGCAAGCAGCTGAAGGAGACCACCACCGTGTCCCTGGAGGACACGCACAAACAGCTGGACATG